Proteins encoded together in one Lathyrus oleraceus cultivar Zhongwan6 chromosome 5, CAAS_Psat_ZW6_1.0, whole genome shotgun sequence window:
- the LOC127080479 gene encoding uncharacterized mitochondrial protein AtMg00810-like, which yields MAYILLYVDDIIPITSTQVLRQSIMSLLASEFAMKDLGPLSYFLGIAVSRHTDDIFISQRTYASEIIECVGKESCKPSATPVDTKQKLSTSSDTSYEDPSLLWSLAGALQYLTFTRPDISYVIQQVCLHMHAPRTEHMFALKRILRYVQDILHFGLHLSSSPITKLISYTDADWGGCSDTRRSTSGYCVFIGDNLISWSSKRQSTLSRSSAEAEYRGIANIVSESCWIKENKKTWKEACNMIQVAV from the coding sequence ATGGCCTACATTCTGctgtatgtagatgatatcatcCCCATCACCTCCACTCAGGTCCTTCGCCAATCAATTATGTCACTCTTAGCATCTGAGTTTGCAATGAAGGATTTGGGCCCTCTTAGTTACTTTCTGGGTATTGCAGTATCTCGTCATACTGATGACATATTTATCAGTCAAAGAACTTATGCATCAGAGATCATTGAATGTGTTGGCAAGGAGTCCTGTAAACCATCAGCCACTCCTGTTGACACCAAGCAGAAACTCAGCACCTCCTCCGACACTTCTTATGAGGATCCCTCCTTGTTATGGAGTCTTGCAGGGGCCCTACAGTATCTCACATTCACTCGACCTGATATATCATATGTTATTCAACAAGTTTGTCTTCACATGCATGCCCCTCGCACGGAACACATGTTTGCTCTTAAGCGCATTTTGCGCTATGTTCAGGACATCTTACATTTTGGACTACACTTATCCTCATCTCCCATTACAAAGCTTATCTCCTACACTGACGCTGATTGGGGTGGATGTTCTGACACCAGGCGTTCTACATCTGGGTACTGTGTGTTTATAGGTGACAACCTTATTTCTTGGTCTTCCAAAAGGCAATCAACTCTCTCCCGTTCCAGTGCTGAAGCCGAATATAGGGGGATTGCTAATATTGTCTCTGAATCGTGTTGgatt